CCCCGCATCCCAGGCCGCAGCGAATGCCTTGTCGGTGAGGCTCACAGCGGCCGGCTCTGCCGACGATTGGTCCTCGGCCGGAGTCGCAGCGTCGTGGTCGGCAGCAGCGACGCCCGTGGCTTCCTCGCCAAAGTCGATGTCGATCTCCGATTCTTCATCCTCGATTCGCGCCGCCTCCAGCAAGAGGTACTCCCAATTGCCGGTCAGATCGCGGTGCGGCGGGGCTTCTAGCAGCGTGCGACAGCGCACGAAGGTATTCTTGGCGAAGGCCAGTCGCCGCAAAGCATCGGCCCCGCCGCCGCCATCGTCATTGGCGGACCAGGTCTCGCCGCCCCACACGGCGACCTCGCCGATCACGCGCCCACTGCGTTCGACCTCGACCAACACCGAGTGTCGTCCCATCGCGGCGAGTTGCAGGTAGTCTGCGACAGAGAAGGGTGCGACTTCCGCCGCAGTCGAACTATGGCGAGTCTTGCGCACGATGATGTCGCGCAGATCCTCGAGCGCGACTGGCTTCTCGAAGACTTCGACATTGGCGTGAGCCGGAATCTGCGATTGGAACGCCCGCAGATAGCCCGACACGTAGATCACTGGGATATTGATGCCCCGACGGCCCAGTTCTCCCAGCAGTTCTAGGCCACTTCGCCGCGGCAGGTCGATGTCCGAGACCACGATGTCAGGACGAACGCGGTCGATGGTCTCGAGCGCCGACTCCAGGGACCCAGCTTCGAGCACCTGCGCGCCCGCGACCTTGGACAGACCACGGGTCATCGAGCGGCGCAGGACCTCTTCGTCTTCGATGACCAGCACGTTGACCACGGCGAAGTGACCGAGTTCGGGGGGTTACAGCACCTTCGCGATTTCTTTCACCGCGCGACTCATGTCGAGGAAGATGAGGCCGAGCTTGGCGTCGGCGGTGGTGAGGCAGAGCAGCATCGTTCCCTCGGTGGACTTGACCATCACCGCGTAGCCGTTGTCTCCGCGGATCAGCACCTGGTTGAGGACGCCTCGCTCGAGCTCCTGGGACGCGCGCGTGCCCAGGCTGAGCAGGGTGGAACTCATACCTGCTACGCGAACTTCGTCGACATGTTGCGGCAGGGCGCTTGCGATCATCAGACCGTCGTCGGAGATCAGCGCGCTGGCTTCGATGTCGGGGGTTCCGGATTGTAGCGAGCGGAGAATGTTGTTCAGTTGGTCAGTGCGAGCCATGAGCTACTCCTTGGGAAGTACTTTCACATCAGGCGGGGGACGATCCGTGCTCGGCGGTGCGGACACGGGGATATCGAGTTCGACGGTTGTACCGCGGTTGGTTTCGGAAGCCACGTGCAACCTGCCGCGAGCGTTGCGAACCACTCGGTCGCACAATGCCAGGCCAATGCCGGTGCCTTTCGATTTGGTCGTGAAGAACAGCTCTTTGCAGCGCGCGAGGACGTCGGGGCCCATGCCCTCGCCGTCGTCACGCACCTCCAGCTGGAACTCGTCCTCCTGGACTCGGGCAGATACCCAGACTTGGCCGCCCGGTCGGCCTGCGTGCAGTGCGTTGGTGATCAGGTTGAAGGCGATGGCACGAACCACGGCACGTTTGAACGGCAGCAGCGGCATATCCTCGACTTCGAGATGCAGGGTGACGCCGCGGGCCTTCGCCTGGCCGGTGAGGACGCGGCAGACTTCGCGGATCGCCAGGTCCACCGCGTGATTTCGCCGATCGTGCAGCTGGTGGTCCACGG
This genomic stretch from Polyangiaceae bacterium harbors:
- a CDS encoding roadblock/LC7 domain-containing protein → MARTDQLNNILRSLQSGTPDIEASALISDDGLMIASALPQHVDEVRVAGMSSTLLSLGTRASQELERGVLNQVLIRGDNGYAVMVKSTEGTMLLCLTTADAKLGLIFLDMSRAVKEIAKVL
- a CDS encoding response regulator, giving the protein MVNVLVIEDEEVLRRSMTRGLSKVAGAQVLEAGSLESALETIDRVRPDIVVSDIDLPRRSGLELLGELGRRGINIPVIYVSGYLRAFQSQIPAHANVEVFEKPVALEDLRDIIVRKTRHSSTAAEVAPFSVADYLQLAAMGRHSVLVEVERSGRVIGEVAVWGGETWSANDDGGGGADALRRLAFAKNTFVRCRTLLEAPPHRDLTGNWEYLLLEAARIEDEESEIDIDFGEEATGVAAADHDAATPAEDQSSAEPAAVSLTDKAFAAAWDAGVDALLSKDYSAAMAAFVEAHKLRPEDSKVNANIQRLKTLGVEEPQDETQQREENET